The following coding sequences are from one Salvia hispanica cultivar TCC Black 2014 chromosome 3, UniMelb_Shisp_WGS_1.0, whole genome shotgun sequence window:
- the LOC125212615 gene encoding protein STABILIZED1-like, with the protein MVYVQSPFSKTLTVNLNPSTTTLRDLNLHLHRHHLIPISHQRLYLSPRLLSTEGNDAVFLSDLGVSPNSTLTLHIPLLGGMQAPVAPKARTDFLNTKPPPNYVAGLGRGATGFTTRSDIGPARAAPDLPDRSAAAIGAPGAPGVGRGRGKGAGEEEEEEEAEEKGYDENQKFDEFEGNDAGLFASAEYDDEDKEADAVWEAIDNRMDSRRKDRREARLKEEIEKYRASNPKITEQFADLKRKLYTLSTDEWDSIPEIGDYSQRNKKKRFESFVPVPDTLLEKARQEKEHVSALDPKSRAAGGTETPWAQTPVTDLTAVGEGRGTVLSLKLDRLSDSVSGLTVVDPKGYLTDLKSMKITSDAEVSDINKARLLLKSVTQTNPKHPHGWIAAARLEEVAGKLQAAQNLIRKGCEECPKSEDVWLEACRLASHVDAKAVIARGVKAIPNSVKLWMQAAKLELEDVNKSRVLRKGLEHIPDSVRLWKAVVELANEEDARLLLQRAVECCPLHVELWLALARLETYDNAKKVLNKAREKLSKEPAIWITAAKLEEANGNTSMVGKIIERGIRALQREGVEIDREMWMKEAEAAERAGSVATCQAIIHNTVEVGVEEEDRKRTWVADAEECKKRGSIETARAIYAHALTVFLTKKSIWLKAAQLEKSHGTRESLDALLRKAVTYIPHAEVLWLMGAKEKWLAGDVPAARAILQEAYAAIPNSEEIWLAAFKLEFENHEPERARMLLAKARERGGTERVWMKSAIVERELGNIAEERRLLDEGLKQFPSFFKLWLMLGQLEERLANLERAKDAYELGLKHCPKCIPLWLSLAHLEEKVNALSKARAVLTMARKKNPQTPELWLAAVRAESRHGQKKEAEILMAKALQECPTSGILWAASIEMAPRPQQKTKSRDAYKKCGDDPHVLAAVGKIFWHDRKVDKARTWFNRAVTLAPDIGDFWALYYKFELQHGGEDNQRDVLNRCVAADPKHGEKWQGISKAVEHSHQSTEFILKKVVVAIGKEDHAENGKN; encoded by the coding sequence ATGGTGTATGTCCAATCCCCCTTCAGCAAAACCCTAACTGTCAATCTCAATCCTTCAACCACCACTCTGCGGGACCTTAACCTCCATCTCCATCGCCACCACCTCATCCCAATTTCCCACCAGCGCCTCTATCTCTCGCCGCGCCTCCTCTCCACCGAAGGAAACGACGCCGTTTTCCTGTCCGATCTGGGGGTTTCCCCAaattcaaccctaaccctacaCATCCCTCTCCTCGGCGGTATGCAAGCGCCTGTGGCTCCAAAAGCCAGGACCGACTTCCTCAACACCAAGCCACCTCCGAATTACGTCGCCGGGCTGGGCCGTGGCGCCACCGGTTTCACCACCCGATCTGATATCGGTCCTGCCCGAGCTGCCCCTGACTTGCCCGACAGATCCGCTGCGGCGATCGGCGCACCTGGGGCGCCTGGCGTCGGCCGCGGCCGGGGGAAGGGAGCCggcgaggaggaagaggaggaggaggctgAGGAAAAGGGATATGACGAGAATCAGAAATTCGATGAATTCGAAGGGAATGATGCCGGATTGTTTGCTTCTGCGGAGTACGACGATGAGGATAAGGAAGCTGATGCTGTTTGGGAGGCGATTGATAATAGGATGGATTCGCGGAGGAAAGATAGAAGGGAGGCGAGGTTGAAGGAGGAGATTGAGAAGTATCGAGCCTCGAATCCGAAGATCACTGAGCAGTTTGCTGATTTAAAGAGGAAATTGTACACATTATCGACCGATGAGTGGGATAGCATACCGGAGATCGGGGATTATTCTCAGAGGAACAAGAAGAAGAGATTCGAAAGTTTCGTTCCGGTACCAGACACGCTGTTAGAGAAGGCACGGCAGGAAAAGGAGCACGTGAGTGCTTTGGATCCGAAGAGCAGGGCGGCCGGTGGGACTGAAACGCCATGGGCACAGACTCCGGTTACCGATTTGACTGCTGTCGGTGAAGGGAGAGGAACTGTGTTGTCATTGAAGCTCGATAGGTTGTCCGATTCAGTCTCTGGATTGACTGTGGTGGATCCTAAAGGTTACTTGACAGATTTGAAGAGTATGAAGATCACTAGTGATGCAGAGGTGTCTGATATAAACAAGGCTCGATTGCTGCTGAAATCAGTAACGCAGACGAATCCGAAACACCCTCATGGCTGGATTGCCGCCGCTAGGTTAGAAGAGGTGGCCGGGAAGCTTCAGGCTGCACAGAATTTGATTAGGAAAGGGTGCGAAGAATGCCCTAAAAGCGAGGATGTGTGGTTAGAGGCGTGCCGTTTGGCGTCTCATGTTGATGCGAAGGCTGTGATTGCAAGAGGTGTGAAGGCGATTCCTAACTCAGTGAAGTTATGGATGCAAGCAGCGAAGCTTGAGTTGGAGGATGTGAATAAGAGTAGAGTATTGAGGAAAGGGCTTGAGCATATACCGGACTCTGTGAGGCTTTGGAAGGCGGTTGTTGAGCTTGCTAATGAGGAAGATGCGAGGCTTTTGTTGCAGAGGGCTGTGGAATGCTGCCCGTTGCATGTTGAGCTGTGGTTGGCACTTGCTAGGCTAGAAACTTACGATAATGCGAAGAAAGTGCTGAATAAAGCGAGGGAAAAGCTTTCGAAGGAGCCGGCTATATGGATCACTGCTGCCAAGTTGGAAGAAGCTAATGGGAATACTAGCATGGTTGGGAAGATTATCGAGAGGGGTATTCGAGCTTTGCAGAGGGAAGGCGTTGAGATCGATAGAGAAATGTGGATGAAAGAGGCCGAAGCAGCTGAAAGAGCTGGTTCTGTTGCTACCTGTCAAGCTATAATCCACAACACGGTTGAGGTTGGggtggaagaagaagataggAAGAGAACTTGGGTTGCTGATGCAGAAGAGTGCAAGAAGAGAGGCTCTATTGAGACGGCGAGGGCCATCTATGCCCATGCTTTAACTGTGTTTTTAACAAAGAAGAGCATATGGCTGAAGGCTGCTCAGCTTGAGAAGAGCCATGGCACTCGGGAATCTCTCGATGCTCTGCTCCGGAAGGCTGTTACTTACATACCACATGCTGAAGTTTTGTGGCTCATGGGTGCCAAGGAGAAATGGCTTGCTGGGGATGTGCCTGCAGCTCGGGCGATTCTTCAAGAAGCATATGCTGCAATTCCCAACTCCGAGGAGATTTGGCTTGCTGCATTCAAGCTTGAGTTTGAGAATCATGAGCCAGAGAGGGCGAGGATGCTTCTTGCAAAGGCCCGAGAGAGGGgaggaacggagagagtatggATGAAGTCTGCCATTGTTGAGAGAGAACTGGGCAACATTGCAGAGGAGAGGAGGTTGCTTGATGAAGGGCTGAAGCAGTTTCCTTCGTTTTTCAAGCTCTGGCTGATGCTGGGGCAGTTGGAGGAGCGTCTTGCGAACTTGGAACGAGCCAAGGATGCGTACGAGCTGGGGTTGAAGCACTGCCCCAAGTGTATTCCTCTATGGCTCTCACTTGCTCACTTGGAGGAGAAGGTGAATGCATTAAGCAAAGCCCGCGCTGTTCTGACAATGGCTAGGAAGAAAAACCCTCAAACGCCCGAGCTTTGGCTTGCTGCAGTGAGAGCTGAGTCTCGACATGGTCAGAAGAAGGAAGCCGAAATATTGATGGCGAAGGCGTTGCAAGAATGCCCGACCAGTGGTATCCTCTGGGCTGCTTCAATAGAGATGGCTCCTCGGCCTCAACAGAAGACAAAGAGCAGGGATGCGTACAAGAAATGTGGCGACGACCCTCATGTCCTCGCTGCTGTGGGGAAGATATTTTGGCATGATAGGAAGGTCGATAAGGCTAGAACATGGTTTAATAGGGCTGTGACACTTGCTCCGGATATTGGGGATTTCTGGGCACTGTACTACAAATTCGAGCTCCAGCATGGTGGGGAGGATAACCAGAGGGATGTGCTGAACAGGTGCGTCGCTGCAGACCCAAAGCACGGAGAGAAGTGGCAGGGGATATCGAAGGCAGTGGAGCATTCCCATCAGTCTACGGAGTTTATCTTGAAAAAGGTGGTGGTCGCTATAGGGAAAGAAGATCATGCTGAAAATGGCAAAAACTAG